AAATCTGTAGTGTCAAGTAGTGTCAACTCCTGCTTCCTCAAAAATCACCAGTGGCAGTTATTACATGCACACTTCTGGCGGTTCCAACTCGCCAGAAATGTATATCTccgtcaaaaataaaaaatgcgtTTGCCGGGAGTCGAACCCGGGTCTATTGCTTGGAAGGCAATTATCCTAACCGTTGGACTACAAACGCTTGTTGAAATATCATTCCACATGTGACCTTATAACCAAATCTTCAGTCTAAAACGACGTAGTTTAACCGTGCATTCGTTTTCGTCTTACCGCGTCGTTAAGAAACACTATAATCACAATCACATTGGAATCAATTCCAATGCAATCGCTCTTTCCCTGATTctgaattcaattcaattcaaatcCCTTTCTTCAATTCACAGTCACTTTGATTCGCAAGGTACATACAATGATTCAACACATGTTTCCAATTTTcgcttttgaatttttttgttttgaatttggGAAATTATCGTGGTTGGATTGAATTCAATTCAATCAACATGAACTTGATTTCTCGTGTTTGGCAGAAACTGGTTTCGATGGTGCAAGCTCGGAGTCCGCAGCGTGGAGATTCAACTACAACACCCTTAGTTGTGAGTAACGTATTTCCCAATTTTTTCATGATTTATAAATGGTTCTGCAAATTGCAATTGTATATTAAAATTTGATATTTATACTAAAAATCTACAAAAGctgactttttaaaaataaaaatgtggtctttttgaaaattattaGATGAATGAATTGGGGAAATAATTAAGGttaatagaaagaaagaaaaaaattcccaATGTGGGTGTAACTGCAAGTGTTAGACATTGAATATTGGAACAACTAACTGGAGTTCTGgcaggaaaataaaaaataaaaatttggatAACATGCTTAAATATGAAAGGGGTATCTACTATCTAGCAGGGTTGTTAGTGGCGGATAGTGTAGCgtagcggcaagcccaaaaCACGCTATTTCAAGCGCTATTGCGGCAAATAGCGGACAATAGCGACAAatagcggtgaatagtggagtagTGGTGAAACCCCAGagcgctacgctatagcgctATTGCGCCGCTATGGTGCGCTATTAACAAGTCTGCTATCTAGTTATTATGGTGAATCAGACTCAGGAATGTGAAATTTTCAGTATTGTAGAAAAAGTGGTTCTGCTGAGTGCTGAGTAATAgggaaaatataatatttttgatAAGATACTTAAATATGAAAGGGGTATCTACTATTTACTATCTAGTTGTTATGGTGAATCAGACTCAGGAATGTGAAATTTTCAGTATTGTAGAAAAAGGGGTTCTGCTGAGCAATATGAAAAATCTGTGTTGAAAGAATAGTTAAATGCACAATGACAAATACTTTATTAGCGTATATTAGCTCAAGATCAGTTTTCTTAGACTTAAATATGATACTTGGCTTCTTGTGGTATTCATTTTATGATTCCTATAGATAGGGATTTGTTTGGTTCAAATGCTTTATTGCTAATTTGTTATGGCATTTAGTTGTACTTTTGGCTAGTAGCTCCACCTTGCTTTTATGATTGTGCTGATTGAAAGATGTACTTTTACTAGTTTTTGTTACTGAAATGCAAATAAATTTAACTTTTACAGGCACAGGAAGATGGTTTGGCAAATGATGGGCTTATTCCTCAAATATTTTCATCAGTGCCAGCTCTAAGTGAAGCTGCTTCTTATTTTGCACAAACAACATCATACTTCACTGGTTGTTTCTCTGATTATTCAGGCAAGCTTATTTTGCGGTTTATCTAGTTCTTCAGAAATGTATTTTAAGTAGATTCTTCTTTCAGAAGCTTAAGGAATTATGCAGCCAGTCTCTAGAGTTCCGTAAACAAAAAGGTGATCATGAAGCTGCATTATTATGTGGCATGTCAAGATATTGTTTGTTAATAGAGATAGTGAGAGCTAGAGATAaaagacagagagagagagagaagagacaGAGAGAGAAGATAAACTGTAACTGAATTCTGTTATTCATATCCTGAATTGGTTGAATACAGTACGCTCTTATATATAGAGCTTAGAGAAGAGAAAGCTTTTTAAGGAAGCTAACTAAAACAAAAGTAACAGCTTAGGTTTAACTAATACAAGTATAAGGCAGCTTAAGTAAGCTTATGCTATATCATCTGTGATATTTATCTGCCAGAAAAATTGTATGGAGGTAATTAGTTCATCTACTTTTTGTTAAAAGTAGAAATGATGCAGTTAAGATTTTATGTCACTTCAACTGCTGCATTATACAAGGGAATTGAAAATTCAAAACCTAACGAGATTGCTTAAAACTCACCTTTTAAGGAACAAGCAAAGCCTCAcataatgaaattatttttatataacttGTGCTCTTGTTAAACCATATAGAAATCCAGCTATAGCAAAATCCGTGTAAAATATATAACCTTTCACGTTTATGTCGTTTTCCCTTCACAATTTATTGTGAATCTAATTAGATTCTGGGAATATTCTATTCCTTGTTGTTTTCAAGTCTTCATGATCACTTTAGTCTAAGGGCATGGCTGTAGAACTTGAGATTCTTTTCAACTTCATGAAATTTCACCTATACATAATTTTGAATTTGTTGAATCTGAAACTTCATTCTTATATCCTTACACTGTTCTCTGATGCATCTGCTTtcatcttatttttttatttgatttctgTCAAAAACCCAAGCGTTTTCTTTATAGTCACTTTGTTgcatgtttttttaaattaatggtAGTAACTACAGGCCATTGACTGCAGCAATTTAAGACCTTGAAGCTTTTGTTAATTTTCAGTTGAAAATTCTTCAAGACACTCTGGTGCTTCTGACATTCGTCCACAAGAACTCGTAACTTTTGCTTCTGCAGAAGCCGAGACATCTTCATCTACTGAAATTGATCATATTTCTTCAAACAGAAACCATTTAACAAGTGTTGAATCATCTAACACTTCTACTTCTGCGTCTGCCCATGTGCATGATGAAATCACAATAACTGCTGGTGGAGATCCATTGCAAAATGCCAGTGCGCTTGTTGAATCAAATAATACTGGACAAAGTGGCATTTCCATTTTCAAAAGGTATTGTTTGTCAACCCAACCTaaatgtgatttttttctttctgataAGCCCTTAAATCCTTCTTTTGTCTTAATTATAAAACTGAATTGTTATAATGTCACTAGCTGGTAACGGCTTTTATGAACAACACAGTTGATGTGTCTGACAGGCTTGACTTATGAGGGTGCAGTGACAGTAAAGACTATGGTATCATGACAATGATTTATAAATTTAGAACTTTTAAGAAAATGAGTGGTTCTCCTTAAATTTCCTCTTTATTTGGTGTATGAGTATCTGTTCCAAAAGTATACTTTTAAATGCGCTGAGATGCATAAAGACCGAGTAAGAGAAATGAGTTTAAGGTGTTGAAGATCACGAGATAGAAAGTTAAATAAAACTGAGAAAATGGTAGAGTTTTCTGTGAAACTGTTATTGATTTCATTGAATGAATCGGTCAATACAAGATGGCTTCTGTATACAGCATGGTTAACTCTAACAGGCAGCAACTGAAGCTGTTAATTACAGCTGTGTAACTAACTTGTAACTAAAAGCTAACAAAATTACATAGGCCATGACAGAATACAACCAAGTGTAGGATACAAGTATACACTGGACTGAATACTATTGTACTGATATAAGCAGCATCTCTAACACAAGGAACCTCTGAGTCtgtaaagaagaaaaatatatgGTATctcatattaattatttcttgtTTGTTATTACATCCTTCGTTGACAAAAAATATTATTCCCCTCTTTATTGAGGCTCTGCATTTAGTTTTCATTCTCTCGTTCTTGTCCACATATATTTTTTCCGTTGTTTTTCCatgtttttctttcctttccatGAGTGTTGgataaaccaaaaattatgtaggATACTGTATTTTCAGTTTGTAAAGTAAAATAGAGTCCAGGGGCTCAGCAAATAAAAGTTGTCTTTTTTTCCTTGTGTAATCGAGTATCCCCATGCATACCATTTTATTATTGGTCCCACTTTAGGAATTCGCAACTTATGCTCTAATTGATAATTGGTGCATTTTTTAAGATGAAAATTGATGTTAAACATGGCAATATGAAATCTGTTAGGCGCTTATGCTAGACAACACATGGGAAACAAGGGAAGGGGCAATATTGGAATAGTACCCGGAGAAGTTGGTTAGGAGTAGAAAGGGGAGACTCTAGTAGATTGGTCATTTGATAGCAACAAAGTGGAGATGGGAGTTCTGGAATCCAGGTTGGGGAGGCAGACAGTCatttgggtaattgtggatTGGCTATTGCCACAAGGAATGAAGGTCTTCTTTGATATTGTTCTTTCAGTCTCtgtattttttttctcctttctatTTTACTCAGAGCTTTGTTTTGGATTCATTCTCTAATTTCTAAAGTCAATACTAGTTGCTATCAATTTATCAGACACTTATGGTAGATGAGAGATGGGGAATAAGGGAAGGGGAAAGAGTGGAATTTTTGGCTGAAAAACAGTTGAGAAGGGGATGCTGGAATCTCTAATGGGATGTGTATATGGAGGGATTATCAGACACTTATGGTAGATGAGGGATGGGGAATAAGGGAAGGGGAAAGAGTGGAATTGTTGGCTGAAAAACAGTTAAGAAAAGAATGCTGGAATCCCTAAGTGGGATGTGTATATGGAGGGATTTCGTTTTGGGGATTGTGGGGTTGATATTGGCACTGGGAAGAGAAGGTTTTCCTCTATGAAATCATTTTTCAAGTCTTGTATTTCTCTACTTCTTTTTATACTCAGTTGTCTTCTGATTCATCCTCTTAGTAAATTTTAGTTTCTGTCCAAATCTTTctcaatttataattttatatgatATTGATATGTAGAATTTTACTTTTCATTCTAAATATTCGGATTTCGGAAATTTATCCTAGGTCAAATACTGTAGCTAAATGATTGAAAGATTTGGTATAAGCTCTGCCACATAGGTACATGCTTCTTAAGCCAGCATGCGATGGAACTCTACTGATTTACTTTGACCTGTCATAGAAATTTATGATGTTGGTTTCTCCATAAAAACTGCCAATCCGTTTTTTTTTGGGGTTTTTTTGTTCAGATAGAACCATCTAAACTCCTAACTGTTGAGCTTTTGACAATTGAAATGGGGGTAATAAACTTATCTTTGTTGCTTCAGCCTGATTGATCGTGCTCGAAGAACTGTGCGTGGATCTGCGGATGATATAGGATGGCTTCAACGTGCTCCAGGAATGCCTCCAGTTGAAGATGGAACTGAGAGGTTCCTGGAAATTCTTGGCAATATAAAGTTAGTATCctattgtttaatttttctcAAATCTTACTGTTATTTTGTTAACTCAGTTTTTCCCCACTTTGTCAGGCATGGTGTTCACAAATTGCCGAATTCGGTGGTTTATTTGTTAATTCCAGGTAGTGACTTATTATGCTTCTGGTCAGGTTAAAGATTAACCACGACCAACCCCCTCAGAAAAAATAACACCCTGACCCCCACACACAGCCAAAGCTTGAAGTCCAATGATCAAGCCAGAAGGACATATTTTGTGGCCCCCTGTGATATAGGCTGTAAATGGCAGAACTTTGGTTGCAATGTTATTTTTATGctattaacattttttttcttttacaatgGCAGGTCTTTTCAGTAATCATGGTCCACTTTACTTTGTCAATACGAAAGtcagtttttcaaaattggGTTTGGCCTGTCATATTGCCAAGATTCATAGTGAGGTATATGACAATTAGTAGCTTTAAATTGTTATAGTAATAACCAATAGCCCTAAGAAATGATAATAATCATAGTTCTTACGAAAAAAGCTAACTCTAATTTTTGTGTAGATTTTGTTAGTGttcttgttcttacattctaTTATTGAATTTAGAGTTCAGTTGAGAAAAATGCCAGAGAGCTAAAAGAGTATATTGAGGAAATTTATTGGGGGTCAAAGAAACAAGTTTTGCTTCTTGGTCATAGCAAAGGAGGAGTAGATGCAGCAGCTGCTTTATCATTGTATTGGTCTGATTTGAAAGATAAAGTTGCGGGATTGGCCTTAGCACAAAGTCCCTATGGTGGTACACCTATAGCTTCTGATCTTCTGCGACAAGGACAACTTGGTGATTATGTAAATGTACGGAAGCTTACTGAGATTCTTATCTGTCGAGTAATTAAGGTATGTTGAGTCCTCCTATTATCATCTTTTGTACCTTGTTTGCACTTGATATGTGTGTCCTGTCTTCTTTGGCATCTTTTTCTTTGCATGTGAATGTTAGAGCATAATGATACGTATACATGTTTGTATCTTTTTGTTAACCCTTTCCCCGAAGCCCACGGTTCTGTTCACGCCGTCTCAAATAGGTAGCACACTAGCACTAATTATACTTGTCAGTTGTCACAAACAAAATTGAATGCTATATGATGATATGATTCTACTTATTTTGTGTAGTAACTCGTTAATTAACCTGTCCTACATTTTGTCTTCTCTTTATTGTTGTCATGTAAGCTACATAATTATATCATATTTCCTTAGTCCTTGGTCAGTGTCTTCTAGCTCTGTGAATGTCCGGTATTATTTAACTTATTATCCCTTGCTACTATTTGTCTTCTATTACAAGGGTGACATGCGAGCCTTAGAAGACTTGACATATGAAAGGCGGCAGGAATTTCTTAAGGAGCATCATCTTCCAGAAGAACTCCCTGTTGTTTCCTTTCGCACTGAAGCTGGCATTTCCCCTGCTGTTTTAGCCACGTTATCTCATGTTGCACATGCTGAACTACCCTTGGTCGCGTCGGCAGGTGAAACCACAAAACTCCCTGTGGTGATGCCCTTAGGTGCTGCTCTGGCTGCCTGTGCGCAGTTACTGCAAGTGAGGTATGGTGAGAAGAGTGACGGGCTTGTGACGTGTCGAGATGCCGAAGTTCCTGGATCTGTTGTGGTCCGACCTACGCGTAAATTGGACCATGCTTGGATGGTTTACTCGTCGCTAAATGATGACCCTGCTGAAGGAGATGCATCTCAGGTGTGTGAGGCTCTCTTGACTCTACTTGTGGAAGTGGGGCAGAAAAAGAGGCATGACCTTGCTATGAAAGATGAATGAAGCACACAAATTTTGTTGTACCtgccattttattttattttattctatttatttttttatttttgctattctagaagataaaaaaaagttagaagCAGGACATGGATGAGAATATACATAAGTATATGTAGCTTTCCTGTTGAGTAAATCTAGCTCACgtgctttatattttttttttcttaacattGCCACCAAAAATATGGAGAGTCAATGATGGATTGGGCAACATGTCGAATGATAAAAACTTGTACTTGCTGTTCTTGTGGCTTTTAGTAGAATGATATGATCGAAACTGTAGTAAAATGGATATGGAGTGTGAGGGAATGTAGTGGTAGTTAAGAATTAGATTAATGGAATTGGAATTGAGTCAGGCCATACATGTTCAAATACACGGTGTAAAACTACGTTGAATTAAAATAGCACTAAAAAAAGTAACTTCTCTTAGCTTTTTGTAGTTGTAAACCATAATTTTAGCTTTATTATGATTTTCCATGTATTTAAACATGCACGCAGTGTGCTATGTCAATCATGATATTATACTAAAGCATCTAGAAATGAGCTTATTGACTTGAGGAAATAATCCACCCCCTACTAGAACGATATGGGGATAGTGAGGTCATCATGATAATGTTGAAAATTCCAAAGGAGTAAAACAGGAAAGTAATATAAATAATTCACCctacaaaaaggaaaaaagttgTCCAAATGCAATATTTATGTCTgcttgaaaattgaaaagaatGCTATTAGGTAgcaaataattttcaaataacTACGTTTTACAAGAAAATATTACAATGTCAGGGATGAAAAAAAACAAGTTACAATGTCAGGAACATGACATAGAGGGGGAAAACGAGATATTGTTGATCCTTAAACAATCttgttaaaataaatttagaagTAATTTTCAATGTTGTGTCTTAAGTTTATTTTATTCACATATTTATGATCAAATAATAGAAAAAGCACAAGCTCCACAATAACCAACATAAAACTAAAGACAGTTCTAGGCAAGATAACAAGAAAATGTAAAGAGTTACGTCCTCTAATAACACTACATTGCAGCAAACAAGACAACCTGGCAAAATTTGTATTCagaacaaaaaagaaaagatataCTTGACAATCATTTTACAAATTACCAAATGGTTTACGTCTGATACAAGGCCAGAAACTACAGTTCTTAAGGTTTTTTGAAGTCCTCTTGCTTGAAACACCAATTAGGCCTTCTATTGTGCAGGTTTCTTCTTTGAATTGTTTATCCGACGAACCTTCACGAAAGCTTTTTGTAGATCCTTAAACAATAGAAAAGTGAGAATCATTCCAATCAGTCATGCTAAAAAAATTACCTCAACATgatataagaaataaaaaaatacatatggTATAGAACTATATGTGTAATTTCTTGAGCCAATTgatccaaatccaacaaaacTACTAATAAGCCTAAGGACAATCTAGCATGGAGAAGGGAGCAAAACTTGTAGGATCGCACATATAGCAATTTTGACAACATTACTTAGCACAACAAGCCCCAGACGACACTATCCTACAAGGATTGCCCAATAGTTCCCAACCTGTTTACTATGCTTGGGGTAAGTAATGAATGTAAAGTGAAGATGTCATTTGTGATCAATGACAGCGAAGTTTTAAATTGTGAAATCTTAGTTAATGGTTTCCAAATTTGGATCTTACAATTCACAAGTCAAGATCAGATTTCTTCAGTAAAAACTTGCACAATATAGCCTTTAATAATTTCTCTTGGACAGTTACTGATTTCTCTTGGACAATACAATAGAACAAAGTTCACTTAATCCGTAAAATAGTGACTTCCAAAATGATTCAGCAAACTTCAAATATCTGGGATAAAATATTAAACATACAGATGAGAAAAAATTATAATACTCTTGGAACAACAAGAGTTAAAGTTAgcctcatgtttacctcaacaGGTTCACTTGGCATTGTCCCTTGAGTCCAAAGACCCTCCAAATTATAGTAAGCTCTAGCTTTTTCTTCAAGTGCATGAACAATCACTCTACCTGAACAAAAAGAAACGAAACAGCAAGGAAAAACAAGGCATGAAGAGAACTGAAATaccaaattcaaaatttatttaCAACAAAAATAATTAGAAACAATCACTAACACAAAATATATTACATTATCTTCAATAAGTGATTAAGCCCAAAGTCGAGCAAAGAGATTATTTTCCTTGATGCCTTGTCAATCTATGAAACTATACTAACTTTATATTTTGTATCATAGTgatgccatactttgtaatttCTAAAAATTCACTCTATGACTCTATCCCCATGTTGTATCCATGCATTCTAGGGATATTGACCTAATCTATAACCAGTTAGAGAGTCAACAACCTAAGTGAATTGTCAatagtgttatcaaatatccgCCATGGCGGTTTTTAGGGTTTCCGCCATGGCCGATATCCCGCAATATTCTGCCATTATTTGTCATGTATGGCGGGATTTCAGCTTTCTGCCACGACTCGCCATCCGCAATTAACAACAACACTGAGTCATTCTATAATTATCAATTCTCaatacaaataaaaaagaaatcatcatcatataccaGAATCAATGACAATCCACTTTCCTCCTTCTTCCCCTTCCACACTAGGTAGTATCTTTCGTACAACTCCTCTTTGTTTCTGCTTAGCCTGATGATTCCacaaaaaattcaaacaaaaaattcaatcaaaaaataagaaattaaaactGTTATCTCAATTTTCAAACCCTAAAAAGTTCCAATTGAATCAAAATCGAAGACTTACCCTGTAAACTAGGGCTTGAGCAATGTTCCTGACATGCCAGGTGGACCTACCGGTGGCGAGCACCATGAAATCAGCCCAATCACAGTGTTTGGGAGCGGGCATCACCTTCACGTCGTCGGCTTTAACATCGGTTAGAATCTTCTCGATCTCCGGCAGATCCAGAGGGAATTTTTTGATTCCTCCACCGTCAATGGTAGACAGAGAGGAAAACCCAAGGTGCTTCCATGGCTGAAGTTGAACAAGGGACTGTGATTGCGAACTCGTTCGAGCTCGTAGAATCGACCACATTGATTTCAGTCCACAGGGAGAAAATCGGAATTGCGTGAGGATGGTGCTGCGGGCTCAACGGAGGTGGTGACGGCGGCGCTGCGAACTCAGGTAGTGATGGCGGTGGCGGTATCGGTGGTGAATCTGAACTGAAG
This portion of the Lotus japonicus ecotype B-129 chromosome 3, LjGifu_v1.2 genome encodes:
- the LOC130748215 gene encoding uncharacterized protein LOC130748215, whose translation is MVQARSPQRGDSTTTPLVAQEDGLANDGLIPQIFSSVPALSEAASYFAQTTSYFTGCFSDYSVENSSRHSGASDIRPQELVTFASAEAETSSSTEIDHISSNRNHLTSVESSNTSTSASAHVHDEITITAGGDPLQNASALVESNNTGQSGISIFKSLIDRARRTVRGSADDIGWLQRAPGMPPVEDGTERFLEILGNIKHGVHKLPNSVVYLLIPGLFSNHGPLYFVNTKVSFSKLGLACHIAKIHSESSVEKNARELKEYIEEIYWGSKKQVLLLGHSKGGVDAAAALSLYWSDLKDKVAGLALAQSPYGGTPIASDLLRQGQLGDYVNVRKLTEILICRVIKGDMRALEDLTYERRQEFLKEHHLPEELPVVSFRTEAGISPAVLATLSHVAHAELPLVASAGETTKLPVVMPLGAALAACAQLLQVRYGEKSDGLVTCRDAEVPGSVVVRPTRKLDHAWMVYSSLNDDPAEGDASQVCEALLTLLVEVGQKKRHDLAMKDE
- the LOC130749307 gene encoding protein Iojap-related, mitochondrial gives rise to the protein MWSILRARTSSQSQSLVQLQPWKHLGFSSLSTIDGGGIKKFPLDLPEIEKILTDVKADDVKVMPAPKHCDWADFMVLATGRSTWHVRNIAQALVYRAKQKQRGVVRKILPSVEGEEGGKWIVIDSGRVIVHALEEKARAYYNLEGLWTQGTMPSEPVEDLQKAFVKVRRINNSKKKPAQ